From the Amycolatopsis thermoflava N1165 genome, one window contains:
- a CDS encoding acyl-CoA dehydrogenase family protein, whose translation MTDPFATPERTALRKTVRRFVEAEVLPHLDEWERAGELPRELHRKAGEIGLLGVSFPESAGGGGGDFLDAMTVTEEILYAGGSGGLIASLFTNGIALPHIVTAGDSEQIERWVRPTIEGRLIGSLAITEPDGGSDVAGIRTTARREGDHYVVNGAKTYITSGTRADFVTTAVRTGGPGAHGVSLLVIERGTPGFTVSRKLEKMGWHCSDTAELSFADARVPATNLVGEENTGFIQIATHFVTERLSLAVQGYATAQRALDLTLEWCRLRETFGRPLISRQLVQHKLVEMARRIDLARVYTRHVAQRFVAGDEVIAEACFAKNTAVETAEWVVNEAVQLHGGLGYLRESEVERHYRDVRILGIGGGTNEILAGLAAKRLGYTA comes from the coding sequence GTGACCGACCCGTTCGCCACGCCCGAGCGGACCGCGCTGCGCAAGACCGTGCGCCGGTTCGTCGAGGCCGAGGTGCTGCCGCACCTGGACGAGTGGGAGCGCGCCGGCGAGCTGCCGCGCGAGCTGCACCGCAAGGCAGGCGAGATCGGCCTGCTCGGGGTGTCGTTCCCGGAGAGCGCCGGCGGCGGTGGCGGCGACTTCCTGGACGCGATGACCGTCACCGAGGAGATCCTGTACGCGGGCGGATCGGGCGGGCTGATCGCGTCGCTGTTCACCAACGGCATCGCGCTGCCGCACATTGTCACCGCGGGCGACTCCGAGCAGATCGAACGCTGGGTGCGGCCGACCATCGAGGGCCGTCTCATCGGGTCGCTGGCGATCACCGAGCCCGACGGCGGCTCCGACGTCGCCGGCATCCGTACCACCGCTCGCCGGGAGGGCGACCACTATGTCGTCAACGGCGCCAAGACCTACATCACCTCCGGCACTCGCGCCGACTTCGTGACCACCGCGGTGCGCACCGGCGGGCCCGGCGCCCACGGGGTCTCGCTGCTGGTGATCGAGCGCGGCACACCGGGGTTCACGGTCAGCCGCAAGCTGGAAAAGATGGGCTGGCACTGCTCGGACACCGCCGAGCTGTCGTTCGCCGACGCCCGGGTGCCCGCGACGAACCTGGTCGGCGAGGAGAACACCGGGTTCATCCAGATCGCGACCCACTTCGTCACCGAGCGGCTCTCGCTCGCGGTGCAGGGCTACGCGACTGCCCAGCGCGCGCTGGACCTGACGCTGGAGTGGTGCCGGCTGCGGGAGACGTTCGGCCGTCCGCTGATCTCCCGCCAGCTGGTGCAGCACAAGCTCGTGGAAATGGCCAGGCGGATCGACCTCGCCCGCGTCTACACCCGGCACGTCGCGCAGCGGTTCGTCGCCGGTGACGAGGTCATCGCGGAGGCCTGCTTCGCGAAGAACACCGCGGTCGAGACGGCCGAGTGGGTGGTCAACGAGGCGGTCCAGCTGCACGGCGGCCTCGGCTACCTGCGGGAGTCCGAAGTGGAACGGCACTACCGCGATGTCCGCATCCTCGGCATCGGCGGCGGCACCAACGAGATCCTGGCGGGTCTCGCGGCGAAACGATTGGGGTACACGGCTTGA
- a CDS encoding acyclic terpene utilization AtuA family protein — translation MSDVLRIGNASGFYGDRFSAVREMLTGGPLDVLTGDYLAELTMLILGRDRLKDPSRGYAKTFLRQMADNLALAKENGVRIVTNAGGLNPAGLAAAIRELAGELGLDIAVAHVEGDDLLSRVDELGLGKPLTANAYLGAWGIAACLERGADVVVTGRVTDASLVVGPAAAHFGWARDDYDALAGAVAAGHVIECGAQATGGNYAFFTEHDTGTPGFPIAEIAADGSSVITKHPGTGGAVTAGTVTAQLLYEIAGARYAGPDVTARFDTLTLTEDGPDRVRISGTRGEAPPPTLKVCLNTLGGFRNETTFVLTGLDIEAKAALVRDQLEGALKDRPPAEIRWTLARTDHEDADTEQRASALLHCAVKDADPKVAGRAFSGAAIELALASYPGFHVTAPPSDASPYGVYTAAYVDAAEVPHVAVLPDGSRVDIAPAADTLPLSEVDEPELPEPLPDGPARRVPLGTILGARSGDKGGDANLGVWARSDDAWRWLAHHLTVEEFQRLLPETADITVRRYALPNLRALNFVVEGLLGQGVAAQARFDPQAKALGEWLRSRHADIPEVLL, via the coding sequence ATGAGCGACGTGCTGCGCATCGGCAACGCCTCCGGGTTCTACGGCGACCGGTTCTCCGCCGTGCGCGAGATGCTCACCGGCGGCCCGCTGGACGTGCTGACCGGGGACTACCTCGCCGAGCTGACCATGCTGATACTCGGCCGCGACCGGCTCAAGGACCCCAGCCGCGGCTACGCCAAGACCTTCCTGCGCCAGATGGCGGACAACCTCGCGCTGGCCAAGGAGAACGGCGTCCGGATCGTCACCAACGCGGGCGGCCTCAACCCGGCCGGACTGGCCGCCGCGATCCGCGAGCTGGCCGGGGAGCTGGGCCTGGACATCGCCGTGGCTCACGTCGAGGGCGACGATCTGCTGTCCAGAGTGGACGAGCTGGGGCTCGGGAAACCGCTGACCGCCAACGCCTACCTCGGCGCGTGGGGCATCGCCGCGTGCCTGGAGCGCGGCGCGGACGTGGTCGTCACCGGCCGCGTCACCGACGCCTCGCTGGTCGTCGGCCCGGCCGCCGCGCACTTCGGGTGGGCCCGCGACGACTACGACGCCCTCGCCGGGGCGGTCGCCGCCGGGCACGTCATCGAATGCGGCGCCCAGGCCACCGGCGGCAACTACGCGTTCTTCACCGAACACGACACCGGCACCCCCGGCTTCCCGATCGCGGAGATCGCCGCCGACGGCTCCAGCGTGATCACCAAGCACCCGGGCACCGGGGGAGCGGTGACCGCGGGCACCGTCACCGCCCAGCTGCTCTACGAGATCGCCGGGGCCCGCTACGCCGGACCGGACGTCACCGCCCGGTTCGACACGCTGACCCTGACCGAGGACGGCCCGGACCGGGTGCGGATCTCCGGCACCCGCGGCGAGGCACCGCCGCCGACGCTCAAGGTCTGCCTGAACACCCTCGGCGGCTTCCGCAACGAGACCACGTTCGTGCTGACCGGACTGGACATCGAGGCCAAGGCGGCGCTGGTGCGCGACCAGCTCGAAGGCGCGCTGAAGGACCGGCCGCCCGCCGAGATCCGCTGGACGCTGGCCCGCACCGACCACGAGGACGCCGACACCGAGCAGCGCGCCAGCGCGTTGCTGCACTGCGCGGTCAAGGACGCCGACCCCAAGGTGGCCGGACGCGCGTTCAGCGGCGCGGCGATCGAACTGGCCCTGGCCAGCTACCCCGGCTTCCACGTCACCGCGCCGCCCTCGGACGCCTCGCCGTACGGCGTCTACACCGCGGCCTACGTGGACGCCGCCGAGGTGCCACACGTGGCCGTGCTGCCGGACGGCTCCCGGGTGGACATCGCACCCGCGGCCGACACGCTTCCGTTGTCCGAAGTGGACGAGCCGGAGCTCCCGGAACCGCTGCCCGACGGGCCGGCCCGGCGCGTGCCGCTGGGCACGATCCTCGGCGCCCGCAGCGGCGACAAGGGCGGCGACGCCAACCTCGGCGTGTGGGCACGCTCCGACGACGCGTGGCGCTGGCTCGCGCACCACCTCACCGTCGAGGAGTTCCAGCGGCTGCTGCCGGAAACCGCGGACATCACCGTCCGCCGGTACGCGCTGCCCAACCTGCGTGCGCTCAACTTCGTCGTCGAAGGACTGCTCGGCCAGGGCGTCGCGGCGCAGGCCCGGTTCGACCCGCAGGCCAAGGCGCTCGGCGAGTGGCTGCGCTCGCGCCACGCCGACATCCCGGAGGTGCTGCTGTGA
- a CDS encoding TIGR03084 family metal-binding protein: MADPGPILRDLADESRELDDLVSEARWSTPTPAKGWTIAHQIAHLAWTDAKSLVAVRTPDEFPAEVQRALAAGDDFVDQGARELAAKPRDEVLAMWRSGRDELARELARVPEGQKLPWYGPPMSAASMATARLMETWAHAQDVYDALGLRREPARRLWQIARFGVRTRDFAFSVHGLTPPAEEFRVELSGVDGEEWTFGPADAAQRVTGSALGFCLVVTQRRHPADTDVVAIGPDAEKWLEIAQAFAGPPGAGRKAGQFA; this comes from the coding sequence GTGGCGGACCCCGGACCGATCCTGCGGGACCTGGCCGACGAGAGCCGGGAGCTCGACGACCTGGTGAGCGAGGCGAGGTGGTCGACCCCGACCCCGGCGAAGGGCTGGACGATCGCGCACCAGATCGCGCACCTGGCGTGGACCGACGCCAAGTCGCTGGTCGCGGTGCGCACCCCGGACGAGTTCCCGGCCGAAGTGCAGCGGGCGCTGGCCGCGGGCGACGACTTCGTCGACCAGGGCGCGCGGGAACTGGCCGCGAAACCACGTGACGAGGTGCTGGCGATGTGGCGGTCCGGGCGCGACGAGCTGGCCCGCGAACTGGCGCGCGTGCCGGAGGGCCAGAAGCTGCCGTGGTACGGGCCGCCGATGAGCGCCGCGTCCATGGCGACCGCGCGGCTGATGGAAACCTGGGCGCACGCGCAGGACGTGTACGACGCGCTCGGCCTGCGGCGGGAGCCGGCCCGGCGGCTGTGGCAGATCGCGCGGTTCGGCGTGCGCACCCGCGACTTCGCATTCTCGGTGCACGGACTCACACCGCCCGCCGAGGAGTTCCGCGTCGAACTGTCCGGTGTAGACGGTGAGGAGTGGACGTTCGGCCCGGCGGACGCGGCGCAGCGCGTCACCGGGTCCGCGCTCGGGTTCTGCCTCGTCGTCACGCAGCGGCGGCACCCGGCCGACACCGACGTCGTCGCCATCGGGCCGGACGCCGAGAAGTGGCTGGAGATCGCACAGGCCTTCGCCGGGCCGCCCGGGGCCGGCCGGAAGGCGGGGCAGTTCGCATGA